A single region of the Lycium barbarum isolate Lr01 chromosome 2, ASM1917538v2, whole genome shotgun sequence genome encodes:
- the LOC132627236 gene encoding pentatricopeptide repeat-containing protein At1g08070, chloroplastic-like produces MDQKLLQFLQKCKTSKQLKETHLQIIVNGFTNNNFIVPKLITFSSNLISLNYSLHIFKTLQNPTLISYNTLIKCFIGKTFKYALYTYNQMRVSNITPNSFTFTFLLRCFESFEALKAGEVVHSEIVKLGFESSVFAKNTLMDFYAKCGGNLGSARKVFDEMPERDVVSWNTIIGVYMIHGNQEYALCLFEAMPERNLVTWNSVIAGLLKVGKMALARSVFKRMPEKNDVSWNTVISGYVKLGDVETARAVFDEMPKKSIISWTAMVSGYATIGDLRSARELFDRIPAKNVVSWNAMIAGYVNNHRFDEALSVFQHMLIDGNCKPNQTTLISVLSACSHLGSHEHGKWIESFIRKNKFDLSVPLGNALIDTFAKCGDMENAKAVFLRMGQRCIITWTTMISGLAVNGHCRDALELYEKMCLEGVEPDDVVFIAVLSACTHGGLLEEGKRVFCQMVNDFGIKPRIEHYGCMVDLLGRAGKFEEALSFIKSMHLEPNTVIWATLLSACKIHRNGELLESLTRRILEQEPNNPSYLTLIMDLSSSIGRWQDALNIRIATRDQGIEKIPGCSSIQIGNSVHEFLAKDTNHPRRKEIYRVLGCLNGHLKLCEVE; encoded by the coding sequence ATGGACCAAAAATTGCTCCAATTTTTACAAAAATGCAAGACTAGCAAACAATTAAAAGAAACCCATCTTCAGATTATTGTTAATGGCTTCACAAATAACAACTTTATAGTACCAAAGTTGATAACTTTTTCCTCAAACCTCATTTCACTTAATTATTCACTTCATATATTTAAAACCTTACAAAACCCAACTCTTATTTCATACAACACTTTGATTAAATGTTTCATAGGAAAGACATTTAAATATGCATTATATACTTATAATCAAATGAGGGTATCAAATATTACACCTAATAGTTTTACATTTACTTTTCTATTGAGGTGTTTTGAGTCTTTTGAGGCTTTAAAAGCTGGTGAAGTAGTACATAGTGAGATTGTGAAATTGGGGTTTGAATCAAgtgtgtttgctaagaatacactTATGGATTTTTATGCTAAATGTGGTGGGAATTTGGGTTCAGCTCGTaaggtgtttgatgaaatgcctgaGAGAGATGTTGTTTCGTGGAATACGATTATTGGTGTTTATATGATTCATGGTAATCAAGAATATGCGCTTTGTTTGTTTGAGGCTATGCCCGAGAGGAATTTAGTTACGTGGAATTCGGTTATTGCTGGGCTATTGAAGGTTGGGAAAATGGCGTTGGCTCGTTCTGTTTTTAAGCGTATGCCTGAGAAGAATGATGTTTCTTGGAATACGGTGATTTCTGGATATGTAAAGTTGGGTGATGTGGAAACTGCTAGAGCTGTTTTTGATGAGATGCCGAAGAAAAGTATAATCTCTTGGACCGCGATGGTGTCAGGATATGCGACGATTGGTGATTTGAGATCGGCGAGAGAGTTGTTTGATCGAATACCAGCGAAAAATGTTGTTTCGTGGAATGCCATGATTGCTGGATATGTAAATAACCACAGGTTTGATGAAGCACTTTCGGTGTTTCAGCATATGTTGATTGATGGAAATTGTAAACCCAATCAGACCACTTTGATTAGTGTACTCTCGGCTTGTTCACATTTGGGGTCTCACGAGCATGGAAAATGGATTGAATCTTTTATAAGAAAGAACAAATTTGATTTATCAGTTCCACTAGGAAATGCTTTAATTGACACATTTGCAAAATGTGGAGATATGGAAAATGCAAAAGCAGTTTTCTTAAGGATGGGTCAGAGATGCATAATTACTTGGACTACAATGATTTCAGGATTAGCAGTCAATGGACATTGCAGAGACGCCCTAGAACTCTATGAAAAGATGTGTTTGGAAGGAGTAGAGCCGGATGATGTTGTATTTATTGCTGTTCTTTCAGCTTGCACTCATGGAGGGCTGCTGGAAGAAGGGAAAAGGGTATTTTGCCAGATGGTTAATGATTTTGGCATTAAACCACGGATTGAGCATTATGGATGCATGGTTGATCTTCTTGGGCGAGCTGGAAAGTTTGAGGAAGCACTGAGTTTCATTAAGAGCATGCATTTGGAACCTAACACAGTCATTTGGGCTACTTTGCTTTCTGCTTGTAAAATTCATAGAAATGGGGAACTGTTAGAATCCTTAACCAGGAGGATCCTGGAGCAAGAGCCTAACAACCCAAGTTATTTAACATTGATAATGGATTTAAGCTCTTCTATTGGGCGGTGGCAAGATGCCTTGAACATCCGTATAGCTACTAGAGACCAAGGAATAGAAAAAATTCCTGGTTGTAGCTCAATTCAAATAGGAAATAGTGTCCATGAGTTCTTAGCTAAAGATACAAACCACCCACGGAGGAAGGAAATCTATAGAGTTTTAGGGTGCTTAAATGGACACTTAAAATTATGTGAGGTTGAGTGA
- the LOC132627237 gene encoding bidirectional sugar transporter SWEET1-like isoform X1 has protein sequence MLKKQKRGETLRAIIQEMFLVYYCSWRPYFDTTYRITFKRIIRKRSTEQFSCMPYVIALLTSLVTAWYSLPFVSPDNLLVTIISSIGIGLEATYVLIFLIFSSKKEKAKICGYLFVVLSIFSCLALVSMLAFKGNKRKLLCGFAYAVSSIMMYGSPLSVMMLVIKSKSVEYMPFFLSLSVLICSTSWSIFALLGKDPFILVPNVVGTLLGAVQLILYTIYRDNRREVKKDEMNDVVEMRVEKLQDKEAS, from the exons ATGTTGAAGAAGCAAAAGAGAGGTGAGACTTTGAGAGCGATTATACAA GAGATGTTTTTGGTTTATTACTGTTCATGGCGCCCAT ATTTTGACACTACATACAGGATTACATTCAAAAGGATTATTAGGAAGAGATCAACAGAACAGTTCTCTTGCATGCCTTATGTAATAGCTTTGCTCACTTCCTTGGTCACAGCTTG GTACAGTTTACCTTTTGTGTCACCAGACAACCTGTTGGTAACTATCATTAGTTCCATAGGCATTGGCCTGGAGGCAACCTACGTGCTTATTTTCCTCATATTTTCCTCCAAGAAAGAGAAGGCCAAGATCTGCGGATACCTCTTTGTGGTCCTTTCCATCTTCTCATGCCTCGCCTTGGTTTCCATGTTAGCATTTAAGGGCAATAAAAGGAAACTCCTTTGTGGCTTTGCGTATGCAGTTTCTAGCATTATGATGTATGGTTCTCCTCTCTCTGTAATG ATGCTGGTGATCAAATCTAAAAGCGTGGAGTACATGCCATTCTTCTTGTCGCTATCTGTTCTCATCTGCAGTACCTCATGGTCTATTTTCGCCCTCCTTGGAAAGGACCCTTTCATTCTT GTACCGAATGTCGTTGGAACTTTATTAGGAGCAGTGCAGTTGATTTTATACACAATTTATCGTGATAACAGAAGGGAAGTCAAGAAAGATGAAATGAATGATGTAGTGGAGATGAGGGTTGAAAAACTCCAGGATAAAGAAGCTAGCTGA
- the LOC132627237 gene encoding bidirectional sugar transporter SWEET1-like isoform X2 produces MRDIKIFRTAFGILGDVFGLLLFMAPMITFKRIIRKRSTEQFSCMPYVIALLTSLVTAWYSLPFVSPDNLLVTIISSIGIGLEATYVLIFLIFSSKKEKAKICGYLFVVLSIFSCLALVSMLAFKGNKRKLLCGFAYAVSSIMMYGSPLSVMMLVIKSKSVEYMPFFLSLSVLICSTSWSIFALLGKDPFILVPNVVGTLLGAVQLILYTIYRDNRREVKKDEMNDVVEMRVEKLQDKEAS; encoded by the exons ATGAGAGACATCAAAATTTTCCGCACTGCTTTTGGAATTTTAG GAGATGTTTTTGGTTTATTACTGTTCATGGCGCCCAT GATTACATTCAAAAGGATTATTAGGAAGAGATCAACAGAACAGTTCTCTTGCATGCCTTATGTAATAGCTTTGCTCACTTCCTTGGTCACAGCTTG GTACAGTTTACCTTTTGTGTCACCAGACAACCTGTTGGTAACTATCATTAGTTCCATAGGCATTGGCCTGGAGGCAACCTACGTGCTTATTTTCCTCATATTTTCCTCCAAGAAAGAGAAGGCCAAGATCTGCGGATACCTCTTTGTGGTCCTTTCCATCTTCTCATGCCTCGCCTTGGTTTCCATGTTAGCATTTAAGGGCAATAAAAGGAAACTCCTTTGTGGCTTTGCGTATGCAGTTTCTAGCATTATGATGTATGGTTCTCCTCTCTCTGTAATG ATGCTGGTGATCAAATCTAAAAGCGTGGAGTACATGCCATTCTTCTTGTCGCTATCTGTTCTCATCTGCAGTACCTCATGGTCTATTTTCGCCCTCCTTGGAAAGGACCCTTTCATTCTT GTACCGAATGTCGTTGGAACTTTATTAGGAGCAGTGCAGTTGATTTTATACACAATTTATCGTGATAACAGAAGGGAAGTCAAGAAAGATGAAATGAATGATGTAGTGGAGATGAGGGTTGAAAAACTCCAGGATAAAGAAGCTAGCTGA
- the LOC132627237 gene encoding bidirectional sugar transporter SWEET1-like isoform X4 — protein MLKKQKRGDVFGLLLFMAPMITFKRIIRKRSTEQFSCMPYVIALLTSLVTAWYSLPFVSPDNLLVTIISSIGIGLEATYVLIFLIFSSKKEKAKICGYLFVVLSIFSCLALVSMLAFKGNKRKLLCGFAYAVSSIMMYGSPLSVMMLVIKSKSVEYMPFFLSLSVLICSTSWSIFALLGKDPFILVPNVVGTLLGAVQLILYTIYRDNRREVKKDEMNDVVEMRVEKLQDKEAS, from the exons ATGTTGAAGAAGCAAAAGAGAG GAGATGTTTTTGGTTTATTACTGTTCATGGCGCCCAT GATTACATTCAAAAGGATTATTAGGAAGAGATCAACAGAACAGTTCTCTTGCATGCCTTATGTAATAGCTTTGCTCACTTCCTTGGTCACAGCTTG GTACAGTTTACCTTTTGTGTCACCAGACAACCTGTTGGTAACTATCATTAGTTCCATAGGCATTGGCCTGGAGGCAACCTACGTGCTTATTTTCCTCATATTTTCCTCCAAGAAAGAGAAGGCCAAGATCTGCGGATACCTCTTTGTGGTCCTTTCCATCTTCTCATGCCTCGCCTTGGTTTCCATGTTAGCATTTAAGGGCAATAAAAGGAAACTCCTTTGTGGCTTTGCGTATGCAGTTTCTAGCATTATGATGTATGGTTCTCCTCTCTCTGTAATG ATGCTGGTGATCAAATCTAAAAGCGTGGAGTACATGCCATTCTTCTTGTCGCTATCTGTTCTCATCTGCAGTACCTCATGGTCTATTTTCGCCCTCCTTGGAAAGGACCCTTTCATTCTT GTACCGAATGTCGTTGGAACTTTATTAGGAGCAGTGCAGTTGATTTTATACACAATTTATCGTGATAACAGAAGGGAAGTCAAGAAAGATGAAATGAATGATGTAGTGGAGATGAGGGTTGAAAAACTCCAGGATAAAGAAGCTAGCTGA
- the LOC132627237 gene encoding bidirectional sugar transporter SWEET1-like isoform X9 yields MPYVIALLTSLVTAWYSLPFVSPDNLLVTIISSIGIGLEATYVLIFLIFSSKKEKAKICGYLFVVLSIFSCLALVSMLAFKGNKRKLLCGFAYAVSSIMMYGSPLSVMMLVIKSKSVEYMPFFLSLSVLICSTSWSIFALLGKDPFILVPNVVGTLLGAVQLILYTIYRDNRREVKKDEMNDVVEMRVEKLQDKEAS; encoded by the exons ATGCCTTATGTAATAGCTTTGCTCACTTCCTTGGTCACAGCTTG GTACAGTTTACCTTTTGTGTCACCAGACAACCTGTTGGTAACTATCATTAGTTCCATAGGCATTGGCCTGGAGGCAACCTACGTGCTTATTTTCCTCATATTTTCCTCCAAGAAAGAGAAGGCCAAGATCTGCGGATACCTCTTTGTGGTCCTTTCCATCTTCTCATGCCTCGCCTTGGTTTCCATGTTAGCATTTAAGGGCAATAAAAGGAAACTCCTTTGTGGCTTTGCGTATGCAGTTTCTAGCATTATGATGTATGGTTCTCCTCTCTCTGTAATG ATGCTGGTGATCAAATCTAAAAGCGTGGAGTACATGCCATTCTTCTTGTCGCTATCTGTTCTCATCTGCAGTACCTCATGGTCTATTTTCGCCCTCCTTGGAAAGGACCCTTTCATTCTT GTACCGAATGTCGTTGGAACTTTATTAGGAGCAGTGCAGTTGATTTTATACACAATTTATCGTGATAACAGAAGGGAAGTCAAGAAAGATGAAATGAATGATGTAGTGGAGATGAGGGTTGAAAAACTCCAGGATAAAGAAGCTAGCTGA
- the LOC132627237 gene encoding bidirectional sugar transporter SWEET1-like isoform X7: protein MFSESKDVEEAKERITFKRIIRKRSTEQFSCMPYVIALLTSLVTAWYSLPFVSPDNLLVTIISSIGIGLEATYVLIFLIFSSKKEKAKICGYLFVVLSIFSCLALVSMLAFKGNKRKLLCGFAYAVSSIMMYGSPLSVMMLVIKSKSVEYMPFFLSLSVLICSTSWSIFALLGKDPFILVPNVVGTLLGAVQLILYTIYRDNRREVKKDEMNDVVEMRVEKLQDKEAS from the exons ATGTTCTCTGAATCCAAAGATGTTGAAGAAGCAAAAGAGAG GATTACATTCAAAAGGATTATTAGGAAGAGATCAACAGAACAGTTCTCTTGCATGCCTTATGTAATAGCTTTGCTCACTTCCTTGGTCACAGCTTG GTACAGTTTACCTTTTGTGTCACCAGACAACCTGTTGGTAACTATCATTAGTTCCATAGGCATTGGCCTGGAGGCAACCTACGTGCTTATTTTCCTCATATTTTCCTCCAAGAAAGAGAAGGCCAAGATCTGCGGATACCTCTTTGTGGTCCTTTCCATCTTCTCATGCCTCGCCTTGGTTTCCATGTTAGCATTTAAGGGCAATAAAAGGAAACTCCTTTGTGGCTTTGCGTATGCAGTTTCTAGCATTATGATGTATGGTTCTCCTCTCTCTGTAATG ATGCTGGTGATCAAATCTAAAAGCGTGGAGTACATGCCATTCTTCTTGTCGCTATCTGTTCTCATCTGCAGTACCTCATGGTCTATTTTCGCCCTCCTTGGAAAGGACCCTTTCATTCTT GTACCGAATGTCGTTGGAACTTTATTAGGAGCAGTGCAGTTGATTTTATACACAATTTATCGTGATAACAGAAGGGAAGTCAAGAAAGATGAAATGAATGATGTAGTGGAGATGAGGGTTGAAAAACTCCAGGATAAAGAAGCTAGCTGA
- the LOC132627237 gene encoding bidirectional sugar transporter SWEET1-like isoform X6, whose product MLKKQKRDFDTTYRITFKRIIRKRSTEQFSCMPYVIALLTSLVTAWYSLPFVSPDNLLVTIISSIGIGLEATYVLIFLIFSSKKEKAKICGYLFVVLSIFSCLALVSMLAFKGNKRKLLCGFAYAVSSIMMYGSPLSVMMLVIKSKSVEYMPFFLSLSVLICSTSWSIFALLGKDPFILVPNVVGTLLGAVQLILYTIYRDNRREVKKDEMNDVVEMRVEKLQDKEAS is encoded by the exons ATGTTGAAGAAGCAAAAGAGAG ATTTTGACACTACATACAGGATTACATTCAAAAGGATTATTAGGAAGAGATCAACAGAACAGTTCTCTTGCATGCCTTATGTAATAGCTTTGCTCACTTCCTTGGTCACAGCTTG GTACAGTTTACCTTTTGTGTCACCAGACAACCTGTTGGTAACTATCATTAGTTCCATAGGCATTGGCCTGGAGGCAACCTACGTGCTTATTTTCCTCATATTTTCCTCCAAGAAAGAGAAGGCCAAGATCTGCGGATACCTCTTTGTGGTCCTTTCCATCTTCTCATGCCTCGCCTTGGTTTCCATGTTAGCATTTAAGGGCAATAAAAGGAAACTCCTTTGTGGCTTTGCGTATGCAGTTTCTAGCATTATGATGTATGGTTCTCCTCTCTCTGTAATG ATGCTGGTGATCAAATCTAAAAGCGTGGAGTACATGCCATTCTTCTTGTCGCTATCTGTTCTCATCTGCAGTACCTCATGGTCTATTTTCGCCCTCCTTGGAAAGGACCCTTTCATTCTT GTACCGAATGTCGTTGGAACTTTATTAGGAGCAGTGCAGTTGATTTTATACACAATTTATCGTGATAACAGAAGGGAAGTCAAGAAAGATGAAATGAATGATGTAGTGGAGATGAGGGTTGAAAAACTCCAGGATAAAGAAGCTAGCTGA
- the LOC132627237 gene encoding bidirectional sugar transporter SWEET1-like isoform X5 — MFLVYYCSWRPYFDTTYRITFKRIIRKRSTEQFSCMPYVIALLTSLVTAWYSLPFVSPDNLLVTIISSIGIGLEATYVLIFLIFSSKKEKAKICGYLFVVLSIFSCLALVSMLAFKGNKRKLLCGFAYAVSSIMMYGSPLSVMMLVIKSKSVEYMPFFLSLSVLICSTSWSIFALLGKDPFILVPNVVGTLLGAVQLILYTIYRDNRREVKKDEMNDVVEMRVEKLQDKEAS, encoded by the exons ATGTTTTTGGTTTATTACTGTTCATGGCGCCCAT ATTTTGACACTACATACAGGATTACATTCAAAAGGATTATTAGGAAGAGATCAACAGAACAGTTCTCTTGCATGCCTTATGTAATAGCTTTGCTCACTTCCTTGGTCACAGCTTG GTACAGTTTACCTTTTGTGTCACCAGACAACCTGTTGGTAACTATCATTAGTTCCATAGGCATTGGCCTGGAGGCAACCTACGTGCTTATTTTCCTCATATTTTCCTCCAAGAAAGAGAAGGCCAAGATCTGCGGATACCTCTTTGTGGTCCTTTCCATCTTCTCATGCCTCGCCTTGGTTTCCATGTTAGCATTTAAGGGCAATAAAAGGAAACTCCTTTGTGGCTTTGCGTATGCAGTTTCTAGCATTATGATGTATGGTTCTCCTCTCTCTGTAATG ATGCTGGTGATCAAATCTAAAAGCGTGGAGTACATGCCATTCTTCTTGTCGCTATCTGTTCTCATCTGCAGTACCTCATGGTCTATTTTCGCCCTCCTTGGAAAGGACCCTTTCATTCTT GTACCGAATGTCGTTGGAACTTTATTAGGAGCAGTGCAGTTGATTTTATACACAATTTATCGTGATAACAGAAGGGAAGTCAAGAAAGATGAAATGAATGATGTAGTGGAGATGAGGGTTGAAAAACTCCAGGATAAAGAAGCTAGCTGA
- the LOC132627237 gene encoding bidirectional sugar transporter SWEET1-like isoform X10: MLKKQKRGETLRAIIQEMFLVYYCSWRPYFDTTYRITFKRIIRKRSTEQFSCMPYVIALLTSLVTAWYSLPFVSPDNLLVTIISSIGIGLEATYVLIFLIFSSKKEKAKICGYLFVVLSIFSCLALVSMLAFKGNKRKLLCGFAYAVSSIMMYGSPLSVMVTKGMFVYNLFLCVCQFRHFIHLLLSVG; encoded by the exons ATGTTGAAGAAGCAAAAGAGAGGTGAGACTTTGAGAGCGATTATACAA GAGATGTTTTTGGTTTATTACTGTTCATGGCGCCCAT ATTTTGACACTACATACAGGATTACATTCAAAAGGATTATTAGGAAGAGATCAACAGAACAGTTCTCTTGCATGCCTTATGTAATAGCTTTGCTCACTTCCTTGGTCACAGCTTG GTACAGTTTACCTTTTGTGTCACCAGACAACCTGTTGGTAACTATCATTAGTTCCATAGGCATTGGCCTGGAGGCAACCTACGTGCTTATTTTCCTCATATTTTCCTCCAAGAAAGAGAAGGCCAAGATCTGCGGATACCTCTTTGTGGTCCTTTCCATCTTCTCATGCCTCGCCTTGGTTTCCATGTTAGCATTTAAGGGCAATAAAAGGAAACTCCTTTGTGGCTTTGCGTATGCAGTTTCTAGCATTATGATGTATGGTTCTCCTCTCTCTGTAATG GTTACAAAAGGTATGTTCGTCTATAATCTATTTTTATGTGTTTGCCAATTTAGGCATTTTATCCACCTTTTGCTATCCGTTGGTTAA
- the LOC132627237 gene encoding bidirectional sugar transporter SWEET1-like isoform X3, whose product MEMFLVYYCSWRPYFDTTYRITFKRIIRKRSTEQFSCMPYVIALLTSLVTAWYSLPFVSPDNLLVTIISSIGIGLEATYVLIFLIFSSKKEKAKICGYLFVVLSIFSCLALVSMLAFKGNKRKLLCGFAYAVSSIMMYGSPLSVMMLVIKSKSVEYMPFFLSLSVLICSTSWSIFALLGKDPFILVPNVVGTLLGAVQLILYTIYRDNRREVKKDEMNDVVEMRVEKLQDKEAS is encoded by the exons ATG GAGATGTTTTTGGTTTATTACTGTTCATGGCGCCCAT ATTTTGACACTACATACAGGATTACATTCAAAAGGATTATTAGGAAGAGATCAACAGAACAGTTCTCTTGCATGCCTTATGTAATAGCTTTGCTCACTTCCTTGGTCACAGCTTG GTACAGTTTACCTTTTGTGTCACCAGACAACCTGTTGGTAACTATCATTAGTTCCATAGGCATTGGCCTGGAGGCAACCTACGTGCTTATTTTCCTCATATTTTCCTCCAAGAAAGAGAAGGCCAAGATCTGCGGATACCTCTTTGTGGTCCTTTCCATCTTCTCATGCCTCGCCTTGGTTTCCATGTTAGCATTTAAGGGCAATAAAAGGAAACTCCTTTGTGGCTTTGCGTATGCAGTTTCTAGCATTATGATGTATGGTTCTCCTCTCTCTGTAATG ATGCTGGTGATCAAATCTAAAAGCGTGGAGTACATGCCATTCTTCTTGTCGCTATCTGTTCTCATCTGCAGTACCTCATGGTCTATTTTCGCCCTCCTTGGAAAGGACCCTTTCATTCTT GTACCGAATGTCGTTGGAACTTTATTAGGAGCAGTGCAGTTGATTTTATACACAATTTATCGTGATAACAGAAGGGAAGTCAAGAAAGATGAAATGAATGATGTAGTGGAGATGAGGGTTGAAAAACTCCAGGATAAAGAAGCTAGCTGA
- the LOC132627237 gene encoding bidirectional sugar transporter SWEET1-like isoform X8 has translation MAPMITFKRIIRKRSTEQFSCMPYVIALLTSLVTAWYSLPFVSPDNLLVTIISSIGIGLEATYVLIFLIFSSKKEKAKICGYLFVVLSIFSCLALVSMLAFKGNKRKLLCGFAYAVSSIMMYGSPLSVMMLVIKSKSVEYMPFFLSLSVLICSTSWSIFALLGKDPFILVPNVVGTLLGAVQLILYTIYRDNRREVKKDEMNDVVEMRVEKLQDKEAS, from the exons ATGGCGCCCAT GATTACATTCAAAAGGATTATTAGGAAGAGATCAACAGAACAGTTCTCTTGCATGCCTTATGTAATAGCTTTGCTCACTTCCTTGGTCACAGCTTG GTACAGTTTACCTTTTGTGTCACCAGACAACCTGTTGGTAACTATCATTAGTTCCATAGGCATTGGCCTGGAGGCAACCTACGTGCTTATTTTCCTCATATTTTCCTCCAAGAAAGAGAAGGCCAAGATCTGCGGATACCTCTTTGTGGTCCTTTCCATCTTCTCATGCCTCGCCTTGGTTTCCATGTTAGCATTTAAGGGCAATAAAAGGAAACTCCTTTGTGGCTTTGCGTATGCAGTTTCTAGCATTATGATGTATGGTTCTCCTCTCTCTGTAATG ATGCTGGTGATCAAATCTAAAAGCGTGGAGTACATGCCATTCTTCTTGTCGCTATCTGTTCTCATCTGCAGTACCTCATGGTCTATTTTCGCCCTCCTTGGAAAGGACCCTTTCATTCTT GTACCGAATGTCGTTGGAACTTTATTAGGAGCAGTGCAGTTGATTTTATACACAATTTATCGTGATAACAGAAGGGAAGTCAAGAAAGATGAAATGAATGATGTAGTGGAGATGAGGGTTGAAAAACTCCAGGATAAAGAAGCTAGCTGA